The Verrucomicrobiia bacterium genome window below encodes:
- a CDS encoding right-handed parallel beta-helix repeat-containing protein has translation MIRAEFFAVIGLALLLARAGATDYFVDADQGNDQSAGTTPETAWRSLARVNAQVFQPGDTLRFKAGTRYAGQLAPRGSGDEIDGRPRPIRLGAYGSGDRPRLDGEGRVPDTLLLRNVEFWEVEQLEITNLGEQREPGRTGVRIVADGAGARRHVYLRNLYVHDVNGDLRKEQEGCGIFFETRRGGFFDDLRIENCHVVRTDRNGICQRSGSRTRSVGVVIRGNLLEDIGGDGIKLWGSNGGLIEHNVLRGGRTRCDDYAAGIWPFDCDDTLIQFNEVSGMKGTKDGQGFDSDYRCRRSVFQFNYSHDNDGGFMLICAPGHSYNEGTIVRYNLSQNDGRNSARIFHISGVQDTLICHNTIYVGPNQDLPLVLFTEWDGGNAVNTRFVNNLFYVDGRVTYQPGQSRDTVFEHNLYFGAHVDRPPDAQAVTNRPPLLKPGAGGDGFASLGGYRLTALPAFMRGEKLSAAGGRDFFGVRLPADRLPAIGCAEFAE, from the coding sequence ATGATTCGAGCTGAATTTTTCGCGGTCATCGGCCTGGCGCTGCTGCTGGCCCGGGCCGGAGCGACGGATTACTTCGTGGACGCGGACCAGGGCAATGACCAGTCCGCCGGCACCACTCCGGAAACCGCGTGGCGCAGTCTGGCGCGGGTGAACGCGCAGGTCTTTCAGCCCGGGGACACGCTCCGGTTCAAGGCCGGCACGCGTTACGCCGGGCAGCTGGCGCCGCGGGGCTCCGGTGACGAAATCGACGGCCGGCCGCGGCCGATTCGGCTGGGCGCGTATGGTTCCGGCGACCGGCCGCGCCTCGATGGGGAAGGGCGGGTGCCCGACACGCTGCTCCTGCGCAACGTGGAGTTTTGGGAGGTGGAACAACTGGAAATCACCAATCTCGGCGAGCAACGCGAGCCCGGTCGCACCGGCGTTCGGATCGTCGCGGACGGCGCGGGTGCCCGGCGCCATGTTTACCTGCGCAATCTCTACGTCCACGACGTGAATGGCGACCTGCGCAAGGAGCAGGAAGGCTGCGGTATTTTCTTTGAAACCCGCCGCGGCGGCTTCTTCGACGATCTGCGCATTGAAAATTGCCACGTCGTGCGCACCGACCGGAACGGCATCTGCCAGCGGAGCGGCAGCCGCACCCGCAGCGTGGGCGTCGTCATTCGCGGCAATCTGCTCGAGGACATCGGCGGGGACGGCATCAAGCTTTGGGGCAGCAACGGCGGGCTGATCGAACACAACGTGCTTCGGGGCGGGCGCACGCGCTGTGATGATTACGCCGCCGGCATCTGGCCGTTTGACTGCGATGACACCTTGATTCAATTCAACGAAGTCTCCGGCATGAAGGGCACGAAGGACGGCCAGGGGTTCGATTCGGATTACCGCTGCCGCCGGTCCGTCTTTCAATTCAACTACAGCCACGACAACGACGGCGGGTTCATGCTGATTTGCGCGCCCGGCCATTCCTACAACGAAGGCACCATCGTGCGCTACAACCTCAGCCAGAACGACGGCCGCAACTCGGCGCGGATCTTTCACATCAGCGGCGTCCAGGACACGTTGATCTGCCACAACACCATTTACGTGGGGCCGAACCAGGATCTGCCGCTGGTGCTGTTCACTGAATGGGACGGCGGCAACGCGGTGAACACCCGCTTCGTCAACAACCTGTTCTACGTGGACGGCCGGGTGACCTATCAACCCGGCCAGAGCCGCGACACGGTGTTTGAGCACAACCTTTACTTCGGGGCGCACGTGGACCGTCCGCCGGACGCGCAGGCGGTGACCAACCGGCCGCCCCTGCTCAAGCCCGGAGCGGGCGGAGACGGTTTCGCCTCGCTGGGCGGTTACCGGCTGACCGCGTTGCCCGCGTTCATGCGAGGTGAAAAACTGTCCGCGGCCGGCGGGCGCGATTTCTTCGGCGTGCGTCTGCCCGCGGACCGGCTGCCTGCGATCGGCTGTGCCGAGTTTGCCGAATGA
- a CDS encoding glycoside hydrolase family 5 protein: protein MRTKLFTLLLLLASVVLTPAQPQPPDVSAQSRELGPGVNILGYDRIWQDRAQGRFQPKYFRLLKVAGFQHVRLNLFPFRQMEATNHWAIQPVWFETLDWVLQLAREQQLKVILDLHEFTVIGEDPAAHKEQFLAFWRQLAAHCQDAPPDVLFEVLNEPSKKLTPELWNTYFREALAIIREKNPTRTVVVGPGSWNSLDHLAELDLPADNHLLVTIHYYQPFSFTHQGASWAGMTNQTEVAWNGTDAERAAIDRDFAKADAWAKAHHRPLYLGEFGAYDRAPMASRVRYLDAVARAAEARGWSWCYWQFARDFYVYDTQRDAWVEPILHALMPAKKAK from the coding sequence ATGCGCACGAAACTGTTTACCCTGTTGCTCCTGCTGGCGAGCGTGGTCCTGACGCCGGCCCAACCGCAACCGCCCGACGTCTCCGCGCAAAGCCGGGAGCTTGGACCCGGCGTGAACATTCTCGGCTACGACCGCATCTGGCAGGACCGCGCGCAGGGTCGTTTTCAACCCAAATACTTTCGGCTGCTCAAGGTGGCCGGCTTCCAGCACGTGCGCCTGAACCTGTTTCCCTTCCGGCAAATGGAGGCGACCAATCACTGGGCCATTCAACCGGTGTGGTTCGAGACACTGGACTGGGTGCTGCAACTGGCGCGGGAGCAGCAGCTCAAGGTCATTCTGGACCTGCATGAATTCACGGTCATCGGCGAAGACCCGGCCGCGCACAAGGAACAATTCCTCGCGTTCTGGCGGCAACTGGCGGCACATTGCCAGGACGCGCCGCCGGATGTCCTCTTCGAGGTGTTGAACGAGCCCTCCAAGAAACTCACACCGGAACTTTGGAACACCTACTTCCGCGAGGCGCTCGCCATCATTCGCGAAAAAAACCCCACCCGCACAGTCGTGGTCGGACCCGGCTCCTGGAATTCACTGGATCACCTGGCCGAACTGGACCTGCCGGCGGACAATCATCTGCTGGTCACGATCCACTATTACCAGCCCTTCAGCTTCACCCACCAGGGCGCCAGCTGGGCCGGAATGACCAACCAAACCGAGGTGGCATGGAATGGCACGGACGCCGAGCGCGCGGCCATCGACCGTGACTTTGCCAAGGCAGACGCATGGGCCAAAGCCCATCATCGGCCCCTCTACCTGGGCGAATTCGGCGCCTACGACCGCGCGCCGATGGCTTCCCGGGTGCGGTATCTCGACGCCGTGGCGCGCGCGGCCGAAGCCCGGGGCTGGAGCTGGTGTTACTGGCAATTCGCGCGGGATTTCTACGTTTACGACACGCAACGGGACGCCTGGGTGGAACCGATTCTGCACGCTCTGATGCCGGCAAAAAAGGCCAAGTAA
- a CDS encoding c-type cytochrome domain-containing protein codes for MQKNKLVFPLIAVSLALMCGASRADEETAAKPAPKKVELPPAATKPGVTFANDIKPLFDASCVRCHSGPRAKGKLHLDTLEGVLKGSEDGPVLTAGNSAKSKIVFAVARVNPKTAMPPEPRKGRPGAGGPAIHDGPPGAQNGGEHAQAQRPGGPGPHPQGPPPKPLTPEQVGLVRAWIDQGAK; via the coding sequence ATGCAAAAAAACAAACTGGTCTTCCCGCTCATTGCCGTGAGCCTCGCGCTCATGTGCGGCGCCAGCCGGGCCGATGAAGAAACCGCCGCCAAGCCGGCGCCCAAGAAAGTCGAACTGCCGCCCGCCGCGACCAAACCAGGCGTGACGTTCGCCAACGACATCAAACCCCTGTTCGACGCCTCCTGCGTCCGCTGTCACAGCGGCCCGCGCGCCAAGGGCAAACTGCACCTTGATACGTTGGAGGGCGTGTTGAAGGGCAGCGAAGACGGCCCGGTGCTCACCGCAGGCAACAGCGCCAAGAGCAAAATTGTTTTCGCCGTGGCGCGGGTGAATCCCAAAACCGCCATGCCGCCGGAGCCGCGCAAAGGCCGCCCCGGAGCGGGTGGCCCCGCCATACATGACGGCCCGCCCGGTGCCCAAAACGGCGGTGAACATGCCCAAGCCCAACGTCCGGGCGGCCCCGGCCCGCACCCGCAAGGTCCGCCGCCCAAGCCGCTGACCCCGGAACAGGTCGGCCTGGTTCGCGCCTGGATTGATCAAGGCGCCAAGTAA
- a CDS encoding CbiX/SirB N-terminal domain-containing protein, which produces MSFSDATLLLIGHGSTVNGDSGATVYQHAAELRRRGLFAEVREAFFKIEPRIGPVLAGIRTPRVFAVPLFVSEGYFTRQAIPCELGLPAGAQDIMPARVRRGEQTLFYCDPVGTHPLMTEVILARAQRALAEADGTSPVARSTTALVIAGHGTPLNPDSRKSVERQVERIAARHLFAEVHPAFLEEEPRIADIPRFVSAPNIVVVPFFMSDGLHVCEDIPVLLGEREEVVQARLKAGQWPWRNPLQRAEKTIFYTRGVGSEPGIAEVILERVRAATV; this is translated from the coding sequence GTGTCTTTCTCCGACGCCACGCTGCTGCTCATCGGCCATGGTTCGACCGTGAACGGTGATTCGGGGGCGACGGTGTATCAGCACGCGGCCGAGCTGCGCCGCCGCGGCCTGTTTGCGGAGGTGCGCGAAGCGTTCTTCAAGATCGAACCGCGCATCGGCCCGGTGCTGGCCGGCATTCGCACCCCGCGCGTGTTCGCGGTGCCGCTCTTCGTGAGCGAAGGCTATTTCACGCGGCAGGCCATTCCCTGCGAACTCGGCCTGCCGGCGGGAGCGCAGGACATCATGCCGGCCCGGGTGCGGCGCGGCGAACAAACGCTTTTTTACTGCGATCCCGTGGGCACGCATCCGCTGATGACAGAGGTCATCCTGGCGCGCGCGCAGCGGGCATTGGCGGAGGCGGACGGAACGAGCCCCGTCGCCCGGTCCACCACGGCCCTGGTCATCGCCGGCCACGGCACGCCGCTCAATCCCGATTCCCGCAAGTCGGTTGAACGTCAGGTGGAGCGCATCGCCGCGCGTCATCTGTTCGCCGAGGTGCATCCGGCTTTTCTGGAAGAGGAACCGCGCATTGCCGACATTCCCCGGTTCGTTTCGGCGCCGAACATTGTGGTCGTCCCGTTTTTCATGAGCGACGGGCTGCACGTTTGCGAGGACATTCCGGTGCTGCTGGGCGAACGCGAGGAGGTCGTGCAGGCGCGGCTCAAGGCGGGCCAATGGCCGTGGCGAAATCCGCTGCAACGGGCCGAAAAGACAATTTTCTACACGCGCGGTGTCGGCAGTGAGCCGGGCATTGCCGAGGTGATTTTGGAACGGGTCCGGGCCGCGACGGTTTGA
- a CDS encoding NADPH-dependent assimilatory sulfite reductase hemoprotein subunit: MNETTTKLSRNEDLKRSCPSLAGTIAATLADPAADHFSEDDNQFLKFHGVYQQDDRDLRKTGKKYIMMIRTRCPGGVATAAQYLVFDRLARDYGNNTLRITTRQGIQFHHVVKGNLRAVIHDLNQALVSTIAACGDVVRNVTAPPTPFTNGLGSRVLADAKRLSDSILPRTSAYHEIWVDGEQLNLERVNAQADVNDPLYGKTYLPRKFKFGFVIPPLNDTDILANCCGFIAIEENGRLAGYNLTAGGGMGRSHNNPATFPRLADVIGFLTPEQVVPVAHGVVTIHRDFGGRVDRKHARLKYVLEDHGVDWFRNELEQRIGFKLGPARPFKFERQGDAYGWHRAHDGKWFLGLFVQDGRITDAHGPRMKTALREIAEQVKPEFRFTPNENVILVGLDDAQRAAVDAILTRHGVNVVRQGTPTQLASMSCVALPTCGLALAESERIMPEFVAKVDALLAEIGLPEQELIIRITGCPNGCARPYTAEIALVGRAPNKYQLLLGGNEPSTRMNRLYKDNVPYATVLDELRPLLVRFKAERQNGERFGDWCARVLFAELHLPERC; encoded by the coding sequence ATGAACGAAACCACCACCAAGCTTTCGCGGAACGAAGATTTGAAGCGGTCCTGCCCGTCGCTGGCCGGCACCATTGCCGCGACGCTCGCCGATCCTGCCGCGGACCATTTCAGCGAGGACGACAACCAGTTCCTCAAGTTCCATGGCGTTTACCAGCAGGACGACCGCGACCTGCGCAAGACCGGCAAGAAATACATCATGATGATCCGCACGCGCTGCCCCGGCGGCGTGGCGACGGCGGCGCAATACCTGGTGTTTGACCGGCTGGCGCGCGACTACGGCAACAACACCCTCCGCATCACGACGCGGCAGGGGATTCAATTCCATCACGTCGTGAAGGGCAATCTGCGCGCCGTCATTCATGATTTGAACCAGGCCCTGGTTTCCACCATCGCGGCCTGCGGCGACGTCGTCCGCAACGTCACCGCGCCGCCCACGCCCTTCACCAACGGCCTGGGCTCGCGCGTGCTGGCGGACGCGAAGCGGCTTTCCGATTCCATCCTGCCGCGGACGAGCGCCTACCACGAAATCTGGGTGGATGGCGAGCAGTTGAACCTCGAGCGCGTCAACGCGCAGGCGGATGTCAACGATCCGCTTTACGGCAAAACGTATCTGCCCCGCAAATTCAAGTTCGGCTTCGTGATTCCGCCGTTGAACGACACGGACATTTTGGCGAACTGCTGCGGGTTCATCGCCATTGAGGAAAACGGCCGGCTGGCAGGCTACAACCTCACGGCCGGCGGCGGCATGGGGCGCAGCCACAACAACCCCGCCACGTTTCCGCGCCTGGCGGACGTCATCGGCTTCCTGACGCCGGAACAGGTGGTGCCGGTGGCGCATGGAGTGGTGACGATTCACCGTGACTTCGGCGGCCGCGTTGACCGCAAGCATGCGCGGTTGAAATACGTCCTGGAGGACCACGGCGTGGACTGGTTCCGCAACGAACTGGAGCAGCGCATTGGTTTCAAGCTGGGCCCGGCCCGGCCGTTCAAATTCGAACGCCAGGGCGACGCCTACGGCTGGCACCGGGCGCACGATGGCAAATGGTTCCTCGGCCTGTTCGTGCAGGACGGACGCATCACCGACGCCCACGGGCCCCGGATGAAAACGGCCCTGCGCGAAATAGCCGAGCAGGTGAAACCGGAGTTTCGCTTCACGCCCAACGAGAACGTCATTCTCGTGGGGCTCGACGATGCGCAGCGCGCCGCGGTGGACGCGATTTTGACACGGCACGGCGTCAACGTGGTTCGGCAGGGCACGCCCACCCAACTGGCTTCGATGTCCTGCGTGGCCTTGCCCACGTGCGGTCTCGCGCTCGCCGAATCCGAGCGCATCATGCCTGAGTTTGTGGCCAAGGTGGATGCCTTGCTCGCGGAGATCGGCCTGCCGGAGCAGGAATTGATCATCCGCATCACCGGTTGCCCGAACGGGTGCGCCCGACCTTACACGGCCGAGATCGCGCTCGTGGGCCGCGCGCCGAACAAGTATCAGCTTTTACTTGGCGGCAACGAACCGAGCACGCGCATGAACCGGCTTTACAAGGACAACGTGCCTTACGCCACCGTGCTGGACGAATTGCGGCCGCTGCTCGTGCGTTTCAAAGCGGAACGCCAGAACGGTGAGCGCTTCGGCGACTGGTGCGCCCGGGTGTTGTTCGCCGAATTGCATCTGCCGGAACGGTGCTGA
- a CDS encoding GTP-binding protein, with the protein MTAQTHLTVEILRFNTCGSVDDGKSTLIGRLLYDSKSLMEDQIEALERSADITGGGQINLANLTDGLRAEREQGITIDVAYRYFATPRRKFIVADTPGHVQYTRNMVTGASTANLSVVLVDARQGVIEQTRRHTFLAAMLGIPHVVFAVNKMDLVDWSEDRFLEIREEIESFLPRLDVLRDVKFIPLSALHGDNVVESSKHTPWFAGPPLLGHLETVHIASDWSMAGFRFPVQWVNRPHDPTDPKLHDFRGLSGQIAGGIVRVGDEVTVLPGGHRSRIKEIWTYDGTVAEAFCPQSVTLQLEHDLDVSRGDVIVGLDNLPGVSTDAQARICWMNPKPLQAGRKYWLKHGTQTVQAMVTGITSRVDITNFESQPQPAELGLNDIGDIRLKTARPLVFDGYRHNRLTGSFILIEPGTNHTLGAGMLEAPLQPYLVESEEFTI; encoded by the coding sequence ATGACAGCTCAGACTCATCTCACCGTTGAAATTCTCCGCTTCAACACCTGCGGTTCCGTGGACGACGGCAAGTCCACGTTGATCGGCCGGCTGCTTTACGACTCCAAGAGTTTGATGGAGGACCAGATCGAGGCGCTGGAGCGCTCCGCGGACATCACGGGCGGCGGCCAGATCAACCTGGCCAACCTGACCGACGGCCTGCGCGCCGAGCGCGAGCAGGGCATCACGATTGACGTGGCCTACCGTTACTTCGCCACGCCGCGCCGCAAATTCATCGTGGCCGACACGCCGGGGCACGTGCAATACACGCGCAACATGGTCACGGGCGCCTCGACGGCGAACCTGTCGGTCGTGCTGGTGGATGCGCGGCAGGGCGTGATTGAACAAACGCGCCGGCACACTTTCCTCGCGGCGATGCTGGGCATTCCGCACGTCGTGTTTGCGGTGAACAAGATGGACCTGGTGGATTGGAGCGAAGACCGTTTTCTCGAAATCCGCGAGGAAATCGAATCCTTTCTGCCGCGGCTCGACGTGTTGCGCGACGTGAAGTTCATCCCGTTGAGCGCGCTGCACGGTGACAACGTGGTTGAAAGCTCCAAACACACGCCGTGGTTTGCCGGGCCGCCGCTGCTCGGTCACCTGGAAACCGTCCACATCGCGAGCGACTGGTCCATGGCCGGCTTCCGCTTTCCGGTGCAGTGGGTGAACCGGCCCCACGATCCGACGGACCCGAAGCTGCATGATTTTCGCGGCCTCAGCGGCCAGATCGCGGGCGGCATCGTGCGCGTGGGCGACGAAGTGACGGTGCTGCCCGGCGGTCACCGCTCGCGGATCAAGGAAATCTGGACCTACGACGGCACGGTGGCCGAGGCGTTCTGTCCGCAAAGCGTGACGCTCCAGCTTGAGCACGACCTCGATGTCAGCCGGGGCGACGTCATCGTGGGACTCGACAATCTGCCCGGCGTCAGCACGGACGCGCAGGCCCGCATCTGCTGGATGAATCCCAAGCCCCTGCAGGCCGGGCGCAAATACTGGCTCAAGCACGGGACGCAGACGGTGCAGGCAATGGTCACGGGCATCACCAGCCGCGTGGACATCACCAATTTTGAATCCCAGCCGCAGCCGGCCGAACTCGGGCTCAATGACATTGGCGACATCCGCCTGAAAACCGCGCGCCCGCTGGTGTTCGACGGTTACCGCCACAACCGGCTGACCGGCTCGTTCATTTTGATCGAGCCCGGCACCAACCACACGCTGGGCGCGGGCATGCTGGAGGCGCCCCTGCAGCCTTACCTCGTGGAAAGCGAGGAGTTTACCATCTGA
- the cysD gene encoding sulfate adenylyltransferase subunit CysD, whose protein sequence is MSSYHLDHLQYLETEAIHIMREVAAEFERPALLFSGGKDSICLLRLAEKAFRPADFPMPLLNVDTGHHFPELNEFRDRRAAQLGAKLIVRKVEDAIQSGIAVPTPGEISRNRLQIPTLLAAIEEFRFDCAIGGARRDEEKARAKERFFSFRDAFGQWDPKNQRPEIWNLYNARVNQGEHMRVFPLSNWTEMDVWEYIRKEKLEVPTIYFSHQRQCIRRNGQWLPVTNLLPPKPREEVKKMVVRVRTIGDIISTGMVESPADSVDDIIAEIAAARVTERGSRADDKASEAAMEDRKKQGYF, encoded by the coding sequence ATGAGCTCATATCACCTGGATCATCTGCAGTATCTGGAAACCGAAGCCATCCACATCATGCGCGAGGTGGCGGCGGAATTTGAACGCCCGGCGCTGTTGTTCTCCGGCGGCAAGGATTCCATCTGCCTGCTGCGGCTGGCCGAAAAAGCGTTCCGGCCGGCGGATTTCCCGATGCCGTTGTTGAACGTGGACACCGGCCATCACTTCCCCGAACTGAACGAATTCCGTGACCGCCGCGCGGCGCAACTGGGCGCCAAGCTGATTGTCCGCAAGGTGGAGGACGCCATTCAGTCGGGCATTGCCGTGCCGACGCCGGGCGAAATCAGCCGCAACCGGCTGCAAATCCCCACGCTGCTCGCGGCCATCGAAGAGTTCCGGTTTGACTGCGCGATTGGCGGGGCGCGGCGCGATGAGGAGAAGGCCCGGGCCAAGGAGCGTTTTTTCAGCTTCCGCGATGCCTTCGGCCAGTGGGATCCCAAGAATCAGCGGCCGGAGATTTGGAATCTCTACAACGCCCGGGTCAACCAGGGCGAACACATGCGGGTCTTCCCGCTCTCGAACTGGACCGAGATGGACGTGTGGGAATACATCCGGAAGGAAAAGCTCGAGGTGCCCACCATCTATTTCAGCCACCAGCGTCAATGCATCCGACGCAATGGCCAATGGCTGCCGGTGACGAATCTGCTGCCGCCCAAGCCCAGGGAGGAAGTGAAGAAAATGGTCGTCCGGGTCCGCACCATTGGCGACATCATCAGCACCGGCATGGTGGAAAGCCCGGCGGATTCCGTGGACGACATCATCGCGGAAATCGCCGCGGCGCGCGTCACCGAACGCGGCTCCCGCGCCGACGACAAGGCGAGCGAGGCGGCCATGGAAGACCGCAAGAAACAAGGGTATTTTTGA
- a CDS encoding phosphoadenosine phosphosulfate reductase family protein: protein MSPSELNQLNTDLRDQSALDVVKWAIAHAGGRALVSTNFRPYEAVILHLVTQVQPDIPVLWVDHGYNRPATYRHAEQLKARLKLNLKPYLPKLTAAHYDAVYGGMPEPTPENEERIKAFSTVMKLEPFQRGMRELAPTVWLTALRKVQNPNRAGLDLVSADANFGSLKVSPVFYWSDAEMEAYLRQHDLPNEWDYFDPAKADEKRECGLHAAWGGKAVSDGAGI, encoded by the coding sequence TTGTCCCCATCAGAATTGAATCAGCTCAACACCGATCTGCGCGATCAAAGCGCCTTGGACGTGGTCAAATGGGCCATCGCCCATGCCGGCGGCCGGGCCCTGGTTTCGACCAATTTTCGACCCTACGAGGCGGTCATTTTGCATCTTGTGACGCAGGTGCAGCCGGACATTCCGGTGTTGTGGGTGGATCATGGTTACAACCGGCCGGCGACTTACCGGCATGCCGAGCAGTTGAAGGCCCGGCTGAAACTGAATTTGAAGCCCTACCTGCCGAAGTTGACCGCGGCGCATTACGACGCCGTTTACGGCGGGATGCCCGAGCCAACGCCCGAGAACGAGGAAAGGATCAAGGCGTTCAGCACGGTGATGAAGCTGGAACCTTTCCAGCGCGGCATGCGGGAACTGGCGCCCACGGTCTGGTTGACGGCCTTGCGCAAGGTGCAAAACCCGAACCGGGCCGGCTTGGACCTCGTCAGCGCCGATGCCAATTTCGGCTCGCTCAAAGTCAGCCCTGTGTTTTACTGGAGCGACGCGGAGATGGAGGCGTATTTGCGGCAGCACGATCTCCCCAACGAATGGGACTATTTTGACCCCGCGAAAGCCGATGAGAAGCGCGAGTGCGGCCTCCATGCGGCATGGGGCGGCAAGGCTGTTTCCGACGGCGCCGGCATCTGA
- a CDS encoding DUF2061 domain-containing protein yields MTEKPHRSIVKAISWRATGTVDTIVISFLVTGQVKMAFSIGFVELFTKVALYYVHERIWNKLSFGRVKPKDDYTI; encoded by the coding sequence ATGACTGAGAAACCTCATCGGAGCATCGTAAAGGCGATTTCGTGGCGGGCAACCGGCACGGTTGATACGATTGTCATTTCGTTTTTGGTGACCGGTCAGGTCAAAATGGCCTTCAGCATTGGGTTTGTGGAACTGTTCACGAAGGTGGCGCTCTACTACGTGCATGAACGGATTTGGAACAAGCTGTCCTTCGGGCGGGTCAAGCCCAAGGACGATTATACGATTTAA
- a CDS encoding sulfate ABC transporter ATP-binding protein encodes MSIEVRNITKRFGSFTALDNVNLKVESGELVALLGPSGSGKTTLLRVIAGLEFPDPGESQVLFDGNDVTHLPASERKAGFAFQHYALFRHMTVFENIAFGLRVRPRQTRPSEAEIRSRVEKLLQLIQLEPLGGRYPSQLSGGQRQRVSLARALAVEPKVLLLDEPFGALDAKVRKDLRRWLRQLHDEIHVTTLFVTHDQEEALEVADRVAVLRAGRVEQMGTPDEVYDRPASPFVYDFLGNVNLFRARRRDGQLVIGSAATSLGTEVNETETVAFVRPHDIHVAREPSGRHQLAARVVRQHAAGPVAHLELVRLDNGSPFVVQLSKEQFREFSPKLGETLFVELRNIRVFPEDYSI; translated from the coding sequence ATGAGCATCGAAGTTCGCAACATCACCAAACGCTTTGGCAGTTTCACGGCGCTGGACAACGTCAACCTGAAAGTGGAATCCGGCGAACTGGTCGCCTTGCTGGGCCCATCCGGTTCCGGCAAGACCACGCTCCTGCGTGTGATTGCCGGTTTAGAATTCCCCGATCCGGGAGAATCGCAGGTGCTGTTCGACGGCAATGATGTTACGCACCTTCCCGCGAGCGAACGCAAGGCAGGTTTCGCTTTCCAGCACTACGCGCTATTCCGGCACATGACGGTGTTTGAAAACATCGCCTTCGGACTGCGGGTTCGCCCGCGCCAGACGCGTCCGAGCGAAGCCGAGATTCGCTCGCGCGTTGAAAAGCTGCTTCAGCTCATCCAGCTCGAACCGCTTGGAGGACGGTATCCGTCGCAGCTTTCCGGCGGCCAGCGCCAGCGGGTTTCACTGGCCCGCGCCCTGGCCGTCGAGCCAAAGGTGCTATTGTTGGACGAGCCGTTCGGTGCGCTGGACGCGAAGGTGCGCAAGGATTTGCGCCGCTGGCTCCGTCAGTTGCATGATGAAATTCACGTCACCACCCTCTTTGTCACGCACGATCAGGAGGAGGCGCTGGAAGTTGCCGACCGGGTTGCGGTCTTGCGTGCAGGACGCGTCGAGCAGATGGGCACACCCGACGAAGTCTACGATCGCCCAGCGTCGCCTTTTGTATATGATTTTTTGGGCAACGTGAATCTCTTTCGCGCGCGTCGCCGCGATGGGCAGTTGGTCATAGGTTCGGCGGCGACCTCGCTGGGAACCGAGGTGAACGAAACCGAAACGGTTGCCTTTGTGCGTCCGCATGACATCCATGTGGCGCGCGAACCGAGCGGGCGCCACCAGTTGGCTGCCCGGGTTGTCCGCCAGCATGCCGCCGGTCCGGTGGCGCATTTGGAACTCGTCAGGCTCGATAATGGTTCACCCTTTGTGGTGCAGCTGAGCAAGGAGCAGTTCCGCGAATTCAGCCCCAAACTGGGCGAAACCCTATTTGTTGAGCTCCGTAACATCCGGGTCTTCCCCGAGGATTACTCGATTTAG